One genomic region from Thermodesulfobacteriota bacterium encodes:
- a CDS encoding 2-aminoethylphosphonate--pyruvate transaminase, which translates to MGLNIKRNILLNPGPATTTDSVKLSLVVPDICPREKDFSIIMEEVRRGLLEVVGADERYACVLFSGSGTAVMDATINSTIKPGKRVLIINNGAYGERMVKIAEAYGIGFLELSFRWTDPPDLLLLEKVLIENKDVTHVAMVHHETSTGMLNPLEDVCAIAKRLGREVIIDAISSYAGIPIDVKRHEIDYIMSTSNKCIQGMAGLSFVIARKEPLDKLSEIPPRSFYLNLYRQYRYWEEKREMTFTPPVQLVYALRQALKEYFEEGGGIFRHRRYSENWHTLTDGLRKLGFRFLLPEGLQSRILTTVYFPASPYFSFEKLHDMLYQRGFTIYPGKISKMDTFRIANMGAIDKGDVINFLNALEETLGQMGITMPMEALH; encoded by the coding sequence ATGGGGTTAAACATAAAACGGAACATACTTCTTAATCCCGGACCTGCCACTACCACAGACAGCGTGAAGCTGTCATTGGTTGTGCCGGATATCTGCCCCCGCGAAAAAGATTTTTCCATAATTATGGAGGAAGTTCGGCGTGGCCTTTTGGAAGTTGTAGGCGCTGACGAAAGATACGCTTGCGTGCTTTTCTCGGGCTCGGGTACTGCCGTCATGGACGCGACGATCAACTCCACAATAAAACCGGGGAAGAGAGTATTGATTATCAACAACGGAGCATACGGCGAGCGGATGGTGAAAATAGCCGAAGCGTATGGCATAGGTTTTCTTGAGCTGTCTTTCAGGTGGACTGACCCGCCGGACCTGCTTTTGCTGGAAAAAGTATTGATTGAAAACAAAGATGTTACGCACGTAGCGATGGTTCACCATGAGACCTCTACCGGGATGCTCAACCCGCTGGAAGACGTCTGCGCTATCGCAAAAAGGCTGGGACGCGAGGTTATCATTGACGCCATAAGCTCTTATGCAGGGATCCCGATTGATGTCAAAAGGCATGAAATTGACTACATAATGTCAACATCAAACAAGTGTATTCAAGGAATGGCGGGCCTTTCTTTCGTGATCGCCAGAAAAGAACCGCTGGATAAACTCTCAGAGATACCGCCGCGTTCTTTTTACCTGAATCTTTACCGGCAGTACCGCTACTGGGAAGAAAAAAGAGAGATGACCTTTACACCCCCCGTACAGTTGGTATATGCACTCAGACAGGCATTAAAAGAGTATTTCGAAGAAGGGGGGGGAATTTTTCGCCATAGACGATATTCGGAAAACTGGCATACCCTTACAGACGGCTTGCGTAAGTTAGGCTTCAGGTTTTTGTTGCCTGAAGGCCTGCAGTCGCGGATACTGACCACTGTCTATTTCCCTGCAAGCCCTTATTTTAGTTTTGAAAAACTCCACGATATGCTCTATCAACGTGGCTTTACGATTTATCCCGGGAAAATAAGCAAAATGGATACATTCAGAATTGCAAACATGGGCGCAATAGATAAAGGTGATGTGATTAATTTTTTGAATGCACTTGAGGAGACTCTTGGACAGATGGGGATAACGATGCCTATGGAGGCCTTACATTGA
- a CDS encoding phosphocholine cytidylyltransferase family protein: MKAIILAAGVGKRLGQYTNEPKCLLQIDGETLLRRYMRVLDAFNVRDIILVAGYKHEKLETEVKESGFGDRVKIVVNPDFEEGSILSLWHARKELNDDVLIMDADVYFVEEILDMIFSSPKKDFFLLDTTSINDGEAVMVGFDGDRAVAQARGLKGNFTVLGEMVGFTRLSAAVADKMSSLLERKVEEGERNIGYEFLFSEMFDVCPISYVAVDGLKWVEIDFPEDVLTAQGLAAEKKGASSHGVKHKTEHTS; this comes from the coding sequence ATGAAAGCAATTATTCTGGCTGCCGGTGTAGGAAAGCGGTTAGGGCAATATACAAACGAGCCTAAATGTCTTTTACAAATCGATGGAGAGACCTTGCTTAGACGCTATATGAGGGTTCTTGATGCCTTTAATGTAAGGGATATAATTCTCGTGGCGGGATATAAGCATGAAAAATTGGAAACGGAGGTTAAAGAGTCAGGTTTTGGGGATAGGGTCAAGATAGTGGTAAATCCTGATTTTGAGGAAGGAAGCATACTCTCCCTTTGGCACGCAAGAAAAGAGCTAAACGATGATGTGTTGATAATGGATGCCGATGTGTATTTTGTGGAGGAGATATTAGACATGATATTTTCTTCACCTAAGAAGGATTTCTTTCTGCTTGATACCACTTCAATAAACGATGGCGAAGCGGTGATGGTAGGTTTTGACGGAGACAGGGCGGTGGCACAGGCAAGGGGTCTAAAAGGAAATTTTACCGTCCTAGGCGAAATGGTCGGATTCACCCGGCTCTCTGCAGCAGTTGCCGACAAAATGTCTTCCCTTTTGGAACGGAAAGTGGAAGAGGGAGAAAGGAATATCGGTTATGAATTCTTGTTTTCAGAGATGTTTGATGTGTGCCCGATATCATATGTAGCAGTTGATGGTCTTAAGTGGGTAGAGATAGATTTTCCCGAAGATGTACTAACGGCGCAAGGCCTTGCCGCAGAAAAAAAAGGAGCATCATCCCATGGGGTTAAACATAAAACGGAACATACTTCTTAA